The following are encoded together in the Equus quagga isolate Etosha38 chromosome 15, UCLA_HA_Equagga_1.0, whole genome shotgun sequence genome:
- the MTRFR gene encoding mitochondrial translation release factor in rescue isoform X2 has product MSTSGLFRFPAPLTRICTVSWGLRLWERPTLLSPGRAVTRVQMAGKKDRPALPSLDESELEEQFVKGHGPGGQATNKTSNCVVLKHMPSGIVVKCHQTRSVDQNRKLARKILQEKVDVFYNGENSLVYKEKRESEKKKQERKKRAKETLEKKKLLKELWESSKNVH; this is encoded by the exons ATGAGTACCTCGGGTTTATTTCGCTTTCCTGCACCACTGACCAGAATATGCACAGTGTCGTGGGGACTCCGGCTTTGGGAGAGGCCAACATTGTTATCCCCAGGAAGAGCAGTCACTCGGGTCCAGATGGCAGGCAAGAAGGACCGCCCTGCTCTGCCTTCCCTGGACGAGAGTGAGCTTGAAGAGCAGTTTGTGAAAGGACATGGGCCGGGTGGCCAAGCGACAAACAAAACAAGCAACTGCGTGGTGCTGAAGCACATGCCCTCAGGCATCGTCGTCAAG TGCCATCAGACACGATCAGTTGATCAAAACAGAAAGCTAGCTCGGAAAATCCTACAAGAGAAAGTGGATGTTTTCTACAATGGGGAAAACAGTCTTGTATACAAGGAAAAACgagagtcagagaagaaaaagcaagaaaggaaaaaaagagcaaaggaaaccctagaaaaaaagaaactccttAAAGAACTCTGGGAATCAAGTAAAAATGTCCACTGA